The following coding sequences lie in one Candidatus Methylomirabilis lanthanidiphila genomic window:
- the ycf3 gene encoding Photosystem I assembly protein Ycf3 yields the protein MRSQTRWWPIAGLSALLWTAAQVSAQETDWGTYTSAAVRAFQQGHYTEAGTHLTAALKEAERFGSEDPRLVGTLHNLGVLYEIQGRYAEAETLLKRVLAIRDKTLGANHREVVRTLNSLAEVYNAQARYAEAEPLFRKALATRQKTLGQDNSDTARSLNDLGVLLYRKGKYSEAEPLLRRALAIYEKTLGPENPETARTLNNLALLHRAKGRFANAEPLLKRALAIHEKTLGPDHPGTATSLTNLASLYRVRTEYAHAEPLLKRALAIQEKAFGTDHQDVGTIRNELGVLYYLQRRYAEAEPLLKRALAIYEKTLGPDHPGVAKGLNDLATLYRDQGKPTEAESLYTRALAVWDKVLGPTHPDLAKGLNGLAGLYLSDGRYARAEPLFQRALGIQEKTLGPKHPEVAATLERYAALLRKTNRAMEAERLETRAQAIRARRADEVPAH from the coding sequence ATGCGAAGTCAGACTCGGTGGTGGCCGATAGCAGGATTGAGCGCACTACTGTGGACCGCTGCCCAGGTCAGCGCTCAAGAGACCGACTGGGGCACCTATACCTCCGCGGCGGTCCGGGCCTTTCAGCAAGGCCACTATACCGAGGCAGGGACGCATCTTACGGCGGCCCTCAAGGAGGCGGAGCGATTCGGATCTGAAGACCCTCGTCTGGTCGGTACGCTCCACAACCTGGGGGTGCTTTACGAAATCCAGGGGCGGTACGCCGAGGCGGAGACGCTGCTGAAGCGGGTTCTCGCTATTCGTGATAAGACCCTGGGCGCAAACCACCGGGAGGTAGTTCGGACGCTCAATAGCCTGGCGGAGGTCTACAACGCCCAGGCGCGATACGCGGAGGCCGAGCCCCTTTTCAGAAAGGCCTTGGCGACCCGACAGAAGACCCTGGGCCAGGACAATTCGGATACGGCCAGGAGTCTCAACGATCTTGGAGTGCTCTTGTACCGGAAGGGCAAATACTCCGAGGCTGAGCCGCTGCTTAGGCGAGCCCTCGCCATCTACGAGAAGACGCTGGGACCGGAGAATCCGGAAACCGCTCGGACCCTGAACAACCTGGCGCTGCTGCATCGTGCCAAAGGAAGGTTTGCCAACGCCGAGCCACTCCTCAAGCGGGCGCTGGCCATCCACGAGAAGACGCTCGGACCTGACCATCCGGGCACAGCCACAAGCCTTACGAACCTGGCCTCGCTCTACCGCGTGCGCACGGAGTATGCGCACGCCGAGCCTCTCCTCAAGCGGGCGCTCGCGATTCAGGAGAAGGCCTTTGGCACGGACCACCAGGATGTGGGTACGATCCGCAATGAGCTGGGGGTGCTCTACTACCTGCAACGCAGGTACGCCGAGGCTGAGCCGCTCCTCAAGCGGGCGCTGGCCATCTACGAGAAGACGCTCGGACCTGACCATCCGGGTGTGGCTAAGGGTCTCAACGACCTGGCTACTCTGTACCGGGATCAAGGTAAGCCTACCGAGGCCGAATCGCTCTACACGCGAGCGTTGGCAGTCTGGGACAAGGTCTTGGGGCCGACGCATCCGGACCTGGCCAAAGGGCTCAACGGCCTGGCGGGGCTGTATCTCAGCGATGGTCGATACGCGCGGGCCGAGCCGCTCTTTCAACGGGCGCTGGGGATTCAGGAAAAGACCCTTGGTCCGAAGCACCCGGAGGTGGCGGCGACCCTGGAGCGATACGCGGCCCTGTTGCGGAAGACAAACCGGGCGATGGAAGCGGAAAGGCTGGAAACCCGCGCTCAGGCGATCAGGGCAAGGCGCGCCGACGAAGTTCCTGCACACTGA